In Promicromonospora sp. Populi, one genomic interval encodes:
- a CDS encoding GH92 family glycosyl hydrolase, with protein sequence MTGPAHVPAGLPGVGLTSEHAREVRHDGAGRTVVLDDLDVTLQAGVELRYTLLPVLDDELAYRSTYVGIDLLLDDGTWLAQAVPDGALTDQHGMAATAVGQGDARILVPDHWNLVRVDLSAAADAAPGRRVRAAAVVTAPPDGGPTEVWLDAVTLGPRPERTITGRTDLVDTRRGSHSSYAYSRGNTVPAAAVPNGFTMWVPFTDAASDRWLYSWAAHNGPDNRPRLQAVGISHEPSPWMGDRDQLAFHLVPARPGDDEVPDAALEARALAFSHDDETARPHLYEVGLDGGARVAVAASDHGGVLRFTFPPGATTGHLLIDAVSDSGADGPPVAVTVHDDGTFTGWSDHGSELSVGRSRMYVVGRISRPVLRTGQARGRDHATYATVALDADRTVEVRVATSYIGEDFAWRALDREVSGTFDEVADRARAQWEERLGVLDVEGATDEQQVTLYSNLYRLNLYPSSYTEVGADGEAVHASPVLDGAPVVPGEMFVNHGFWDTYRTCWPAYALLYPQVAGRLADGFVQQYREGGWVARWSSPGYADLMTGTSSDVAFADLYLRDVDLPDPLATYDAALRNATALPTRSGVGRKGQGFALTNGWVPRDVDESVSWSLEGYINDAGLARMAQALADAPGTPEGRRRALRDEAAYLRQSALGYVHLFDNKTGFFRGRGQDGSFNPATFDPDEWGGDYTESDAWNFLFHPVHDGAGLARLHGGRKGLAELLERFSATPERADKPGTYGTAIHEMFEARDVRLGQLGQSNQVSHHIPYVWLFAGRPDRTQETVREILARLWTGNDLGQGYHGDEDNGEMSAWYVLSALGLYPLEIGSSRWAIGSPLFERAVVHRPDGDLVVEAQGAADQWYVAGLAVSDGDGATRAVVAPSVEHRELTGGATLRFDLSGTPTRWGVPSSDDESGSGSDAGASPAGPWQRADGGWRTSGAPLSRLTDGDLTASVEVTGVLEWRPSREIPEGAVIRAYTLTSSTGDRVPPSAWRLVADDGRVLDERSGEEWPWPGQLRPFVLAEPAPLTGLRLELGDDGALAQIELLCG encoded by the coding sequence GTGACCGGGCCCGCACACGTCCCGGCGGGACTGCCGGGCGTGGGCCTGACCAGCGAGCACGCGCGAGAGGTGCGGCACGACGGCGCAGGCCGCACCGTTGTGCTCGACGACCTGGACGTCACTCTCCAGGCCGGCGTCGAGCTGCGCTACACCCTCCTGCCGGTGCTCGACGACGAGCTCGCCTACCGCTCGACCTACGTCGGGATCGACCTGCTGCTCGACGACGGGACGTGGCTCGCGCAGGCCGTGCCTGATGGCGCGCTCACGGACCAGCACGGCATGGCCGCGACCGCCGTCGGGCAGGGAGACGCGCGGATCCTGGTGCCCGACCACTGGAACCTGGTCCGCGTGGACCTGTCCGCCGCGGCGGACGCCGCGCCCGGCCGCCGCGTGCGCGCGGCGGCCGTCGTGACCGCGCCGCCGGACGGCGGGCCCACCGAGGTGTGGCTCGACGCCGTGACCCTCGGGCCGCGCCCGGAGCGCACGATCACCGGCCGCACCGACCTTGTGGACACCCGGCGGGGCAGCCACTCGTCGTACGCGTACTCCCGGGGAAACACGGTGCCTGCGGCGGCCGTGCCGAACGGCTTCACGATGTGGGTGCCGTTCACGGACGCGGCGTCGGACCGCTGGCTCTACTCCTGGGCCGCGCACAACGGGCCGGACAACCGCCCGCGCCTGCAGGCCGTCGGCATCTCGCACGAGCCGAGCCCGTGGATGGGGGACCGCGACCAGCTCGCGTTCCACCTCGTCCCGGCGCGGCCCGGTGACGACGAGGTGCCCGACGCCGCTCTGGAAGCTCGCGCCCTCGCCTTCTCGCACGACGACGAGACCGCCCGCCCGCACCTGTACGAGGTAGGCCTGGACGGCGGGGCCCGCGTGGCCGTTGCGGCGTCGGACCACGGCGGCGTGCTGCGGTTCACGTTCCCGCCCGGGGCCACGACCGGCCACCTGCTGATCGACGCCGTGAGCGACTCCGGCGCGGATGGCCCGCCCGTGGCCGTGACGGTGCACGACGATGGCACGTTCACCGGCTGGAGCGACCACGGCAGCGAGCTGTCGGTAGGCCGCAGCCGGATGTACGTGGTGGGCCGGATCTCCCGCCCGGTCCTGCGCACGGGCCAGGCCCGCGGCCGGGACCACGCCACCTACGCCACGGTGGCGCTGGACGCCGACCGCACGGTCGAGGTGCGCGTCGCGACGTCGTACATCGGTGAGGACTTCGCCTGGCGTGCCCTGGACCGGGAGGTGTCCGGCACGTTCGACGAGGTCGCCGACCGCGCCCGCGCACAGTGGGAGGAGCGCCTCGGGGTGCTCGACGTCGAGGGCGCCACCGACGAGCAGCAGGTCACCCTCTACTCGAACCTCTACCGCCTGAACCTGTACCCGTCCTCCTACACGGAGGTGGGAGCCGACGGCGAGGCCGTGCACGCCTCGCCCGTGCTCGACGGCGCGCCCGTGGTGCCCGGCGAGATGTTCGTCAACCACGGGTTCTGGGACACCTACCGCACCTGCTGGCCCGCCTACGCGCTGCTGTACCCGCAGGTCGCGGGACGGCTCGCCGACGGGTTCGTGCAGCAGTACCGCGAGGGCGGCTGGGTCGCGCGCTGGTCCTCGCCCGGCTACGCCGACCTGATGACCGGCACCTCGTCCGACGTCGCCTTCGCCGACCTGTACCTGCGCGACGTCGACCTGCCCGACCCGCTCGCCACCTACGACGCCGCGCTGCGCAACGCGACCGCACTGCCCACCAGGTCCGGCGTGGGCCGCAAGGGACAGGGCTTCGCCCTGACCAACGGCTGGGTGCCCCGCGACGTCGACGAGTCGGTGTCCTGGAGCCTGGAGGGCTACATCAACGACGCCGGGCTGGCCCGGATGGCGCAGGCGCTCGCGGACGCGCCCGGTACCCCGGAGGGCCGTCGTCGCGCCCTGCGGGACGAGGCCGCCTACCTGCGGCAGAGCGCGCTCGGGTACGTGCACCTCTTCGACAACAAGACGGGCTTCTTCCGGGGGCGCGGGCAGGACGGGTCGTTCAACCCGGCCACGTTCGACCCGGACGAGTGGGGCGGCGACTACACCGAGTCCGACGCCTGGAACTTCCTGTTCCACCCGGTGCACGACGGCGCGGGCCTGGCCCGCCTGCACGGCGGGCGCAAGGGGCTCGCGGAGCTGCTGGAGCGGTTCTCAGCCACCCCCGAGCGGGCGGACAAGCCGGGCACCTACGGCACGGCGATCCACGAGATGTTCGAGGCGCGCGACGTGCGGCTGGGCCAGCTCGGGCAGTCCAACCAGGTGTCGCACCACATCCCGTACGTCTGGCTGTTCGCGGGCCGGCCGGACCGTACGCAGGAGACGGTGCGCGAGATCCTGGCCCGCCTGTGGACCGGCAACGACCTCGGGCAGGGGTACCACGGCGACGAGGACAACGGCGAGATGTCGGCCTGGTACGTGCTCTCGGCGCTCGGCCTGTACCCGCTGGAGATCGGGTCGTCGCGCTGGGCGATCGGCTCGCCGCTCTTCGAGCGGGCGGTGGTGCACCGGCCCGACGGCGACCTCGTGGTCGAGGCGCAGGGTGCGGCGGACCAGTGGTACGTGGCGGGTCTGGCGGTGTCGGACGGCGACGGCGCGACGCGGGCAGTCGTGGCGCCGTCGGTGGAGCATCGCGAGCTGACCGGGGGAGCGACCCTGCGGTTCGACCTGTCCGGGACGCCTACGCGCTGGGGGGTGCCGTCGTCGGACGATGAGTCCGGTTCCGGTTCTGACGCCGGAGCCTCACCCGCCGGGCCGTGGCAGCGGGCCGACGGCGGCTGGCGCACCAGCGGCGCACCCCTCTCGCGCCTGACCGACGGTGATCTGACGGCCTCGGTCGAGGTGACCGGAGTCCTCGAGTGGCGGCCGTCCCGTGAGATCCCGGAGGGTGCCGTTATCCGCGCCTACACGCTCACGTCGTCGACCGGGGACCGGGTGCCGCCGTCGGCCTGGCGGCTGGTCGCGGACGACGGGCGCGTGCTGGACGAGCGCTCCGGCGAGGAGTGGCCCTGGCCGGGCCAGCTCCGGCCGTTCGTGCTGGCCGAGCCCGCACCCCTTACCGGCCTCCGGCTGGAGCTGGGCGACGACGGCGCCCTGGCCCAGATCGAGTTGCTCTGCGGCTGA
- a CDS encoding LLM class flavin-dependent oxidoreductase: MPYPPQPTSLSSAGPSPRPLVLGVDLTSAGARPGAHRARGPVAPRPFDGERFLHLMRTADRGLLDLVTLDESFLLHPGRSKVTGRLDTAVAAARAARVTTGVGLVAAVDTVHVEAAHAAVALSSIDRASGGRAGWQATRHSAVPEPDEAWAARVELGIHSVTRVWTGRPGTGAGAVQLDADGRFRVDHDGIRFAVRGRPASGGDPLPRVCPPVVVRVRSEASAALAGRTADVARIAVTDIAHAVRLRRLVRDSALSAGRDPEEVRVLAEVYVVLAAERASARARLELVEALEGTAPMGSSLVFADTPDELAVLVADWASVGAADGFLLRPSSLSSDLDAITDHLVPALQRAGLFRTERTETTLRGSLGLPDADAVDRAQPTGRLLSA; the protein is encoded by the coding sequence GTGCCGTACCCACCGCAGCCCACGTCCCTCTCCTCCGCCGGTCCCTCGCCCCGCCCCCTCGTGCTCGGCGTGGACCTCACCTCCGCCGGCGCCCGCCCGGGCGCCCACCGCGCCCGCGGCCCGGTAGCGCCTCGTCCGTTCGACGGCGAGCGGTTCCTCCACCTGATGCGGACCGCCGACCGCGGCCTGCTCGACCTCGTCACCCTCGACGAGAGCTTCCTGCTCCACCCGGGGCGCAGCAAGGTCACCGGGCGGCTCGACACGGCCGTCGCCGCGGCCCGCGCCGCCCGGGTCACGACCGGCGTCGGGCTTGTGGCCGCCGTCGACACCGTGCACGTCGAGGCGGCCCACGCCGCCGTCGCCCTGAGCAGCATCGACCGCGCGAGCGGCGGCCGGGCAGGCTGGCAGGCCACCCGGCACAGTGCGGTTCCCGAGCCCGACGAGGCGTGGGCGGCCCGCGTCGAGCTGGGCATCCACTCCGTGACCCGGGTCTGGACCGGTAGGCCAGGTACGGGTGCCGGGGCGGTCCAGCTCGACGCCGACGGCCGGTTCCGCGTCGACCACGACGGCATCCGGTTCGCCGTCCGCGGCCGGCCGGCGAGCGGCGGCGACCCGTTGCCGCGCGTCTGCCCGCCGGTCGTCGTGCGGGTGCGCTCCGAGGCGAGCGCCGCGCTGGCCGGGCGCACGGCCGACGTCGCGCGGATCGCCGTGACCGACATCGCGCACGCCGTCCGGCTGCGCCGCCTCGTGCGGGACTCGGCCCTGTCCGCCGGGCGCGACCCCGAGGAGGTGCGGGTGCTCGCCGAGGTGTACGTGGTGCTCGCGGCCGAGCGGGCCAGCGCTCGCGCGCGGCTGGAGCTCGTCGAGGCGCTCGAAGGCACCGCGCCCATGGGCAGCTCGCTCGTCTTCGCGGACACCCCGGACGAGCTTGCCGTGCTCGTCGCCGACTGGGCGTCGGTCGGTGCCGCCGACGGGTTCCTGCTGCGCCCGTCCTCGCTCAGCTCGGACCTCGACGCGATCACCGACCACCTGGTGCCCGCCCTCCAGCGGGCGGGGCTGTTCCGCACCGAGCGCACGGAGACGACGCTGCGCGGGTCGCTCGGGCTGCCCGACGCCGACGCGGTCGACCGGGCGCAGCCCACGGGCCGGCTGCTGAGCGCCTGA
- a CDS encoding rhodanese-like domain-containing protein, whose translation MTTPEAQTPEAQTPELQDPELQNPEAAGAKVASGALLIDVRSAAGRASSGEIPGATLVDRDNLDALFGPSDHPAITVDTPVVIVCGSIKGSGPVAEALAARGYTDVSHVDGGFPAWKEAGLPATEPEPSAAP comes from the coding sequence ATGACCACCCCTGAGGCGCAGACGCCTGAAGCGCAGACCCCCGAGCTGCAGGACCCTGAGCTGCAGAACCCCGAGGCAGCCGGCGCCAAGGTCGCGAGCGGCGCCCTGCTGATCGACGTCCGCTCGGCGGCCGGGCGGGCGTCGTCGGGCGAGATCCCCGGCGCCACGCTCGTGGACCGGGACAACCTCGACGCGCTCTTCGGGCCGTCCGACCACCCGGCGATCACGGTCGACACGCCGGTAGTGATCGTGTGCGGCTCGATCAAAGGCTCCGGCCCGGTCGCCGAGGCGCTGGCCGCGCGCGGCTACACCGACGTCTCGCACGTCGACGGCGGGTTCCCCGCCTGGAAGGAGGCCGGACTGCCCGCCACGGAGCCCGAGCCGAGCGCCGCGCCATGA
- a CDS encoding O-acetylhomoserine aminocarboxypropyltransferase/cysteine synthase family protein produces the protein MTGFATRQVHARAATSDGGAPDAAPSGRVTPRATPVYLTAGFEFEQWEQAGGHFGAGEGFAYTRTGNPTTAAVEQRIAALEGGTDALFVASGQAAVTVALLGLVAAGQRVLAASSLYEGTRGLLLENLPRLGIEADFVDDAADPAAWERAIRPETRVLFLESIPNARNDLPDLAAVADVAHAHGLALVVDNTLATPYLLRPIEHGADVVVHSASKFLAGHGSVLGGVVVDSGTFDAAASGALYPHLVAPSRTGGPSVAERHGGRARLAYLRETVAPRFGPTPSPLNAFLVGQGIETLSLRVARQSASALEIARWLAFRPEVVSVDYSGLDSSPSYALAKRYLPDGQGSVFTFTLRGGAPAARAFVEAVEVVTHMTHIGDVRSLVLHPESTSHVLRTPDERAAVGVYPGTLRLSIGVEDLPDLIEDLERGLLAAGRAAGGADDSSEADDTRGADDFRKETP, from the coding sequence ATGACGGGGTTTGCCACCCGCCAGGTCCACGCGAGAGCAGCCACGTCCGACGGCGGTGCGCCCGACGCCGCGCCGTCGGGCCGCGTGACTCCGCGCGCGACGCCGGTGTACCTGACCGCTGGCTTCGAGTTCGAGCAGTGGGAGCAGGCCGGCGGCCACTTCGGCGCCGGGGAGGGGTTCGCCTACACGCGGACCGGCAACCCGACCACCGCCGCCGTCGAGCAGCGGATCGCCGCGCTCGAAGGCGGCACGGACGCCCTGTTCGTGGCCAGCGGGCAGGCGGCCGTCACGGTCGCCCTGCTCGGCCTGGTCGCGGCCGGCCAGCGGGTGCTCGCGGCGTCCAGCCTGTACGAGGGCACGCGCGGGCTGCTCCTGGAGAACCTGCCCCGGCTCGGCATCGAGGCCGACTTCGTGGACGACGCCGCCGACCCGGCCGCCTGGGAGCGGGCGATCCGTCCCGAGACCCGCGTGCTGTTCCTGGAGTCGATCCCGAACGCCCGCAACGACCTGCCGGATCTTGCCGCCGTGGCCGACGTCGCGCACGCCCACGGACTGGCGCTCGTCGTGGACAACACGCTCGCTACGCCGTACCTGCTGCGCCCGATCGAGCACGGGGCCGACGTCGTGGTGCACTCCGCCAGCAAGTTCCTGGCCGGTCACGGCTCGGTGCTGGGCGGCGTCGTCGTCGACTCCGGGACGTTCGACGCCGCCGCGTCGGGTGCGCTGTACCCGCACCTGGTGGCGCCGTCGCGCACCGGCGGGCCGTCCGTGGCCGAGCGGCACGGCGGCCGGGCGCGCCTGGCATACCTGCGCGAGACCGTGGCGCCGCGGTTCGGCCCCACACCGTCGCCGCTGAACGCGTTCCTCGTGGGGCAGGGCATCGAGACCCTGTCGCTGCGCGTGGCGCGGCAGAGCGCCAGCGCGCTGGAGATCGCGCGGTGGCTGGCGTTCCGGCCCGAGGTGGTCTCCGTGGACTACTCCGGGCTGGACTCGAGCCCGTCGTACGCGCTGGCCAAGCGGTACCTGCCCGACGGGCAGGGCTCCGTCTTCACCTTCACGCTGCGCGGGGGCGCGCCCGCCGCGCGCGCGTTCGTCGAGGCCGTCGAGGTCGTCACGCACATGACGCACATCGGCGACGTCCGCTCGCTCGTGCTGCACCCCGAGAGCACGAGCCACGTGCTGCGCACCCCCGATGAGCGCGCCGCAGTGGGTGTCTACCCCGGCACCCTGCGCCTGTCCATCGGCGTCGAGGACCTGCCCGACCTGATCGAGGACCTGGAGCGGGGGCTCCTGGCCGCTGGCCGGGCCGCCGGCGGGGCCGATGATTCCAGCGAGGCCGACGACACCCGCGGGGCCGACGACTTCCGTAAGGAGACACCATGA
- a CDS encoding LLM class flavin-dependent oxidoreductase translates to MTRLQHLGWFLSRGFGPHGWGHDYLDWNYDWTRPDLYVESARALEQAGVDLLIIEDAPSLGSPETIDLRVRQAFGGPKHDPLLLAPYLFAATQHLGVVPTVNPAAVLPYTGARQLATLQHLSGGRFGLNLVTDTGSARHFSAAPPLGHDAAYDRAEEWLDGVRSLWRSWDDGALLADRGAGGVSGRYADGSLLRPVRHRGEHYEFDGPLNAIPFEQGADGEPVIVSPGGSGRGLAFAGANSDVQLALAPLTEQSVRDYRAKIHAAARAAGRALEHVKVLFAIRPVLVSSPAEADRLVAASANPDDATLLHIAEQQSSDLETDLTALDLDKPLPTGLFGDHVSHGSIKRLVGGHDLATTPLRELLGGLARLGRIADRSGWVGTAGELADLIEELGEWGNDGVLLWGDLHPVTVHRTLDELVPILRRRGILRTEWADGGLRANLRAF, encoded by the coding sequence ATGACCCGCCTGCAGCACCTGGGCTGGTTCCTGTCGCGCGGCTTCGGGCCGCACGGCTGGGGCCACGACTATCTGGACTGGAACTACGACTGGACCCGGCCCGACCTCTACGTCGAGTCGGCCCGCGCGCTGGAGCAGGCGGGGGTGGACCTCCTGATCATCGAGGACGCCCCGTCGCTCGGCAGCCCCGAGACCATCGACCTGCGTGTGCGGCAGGCGTTCGGCGGCCCCAAGCACGACCCGCTGCTGCTGGCCCCGTACCTGTTCGCGGCCACGCAGCACCTCGGCGTCGTGCCGACGGTCAACCCGGCCGCCGTGCTGCCGTACACGGGCGCGCGCCAGCTCGCGACGCTACAGCACCTGTCGGGCGGCCGGTTCGGCCTCAACCTCGTCACCGACACGGGCAGCGCGCGCCACTTCTCCGCCGCGCCGCCGCTCGGGCACGACGCCGCGTACGACCGCGCCGAGGAGTGGCTCGACGGCGTCCGCTCGCTGTGGCGGTCCTGGGACGACGGCGCGCTGCTCGCCGACCGGGGCGCCGGCGGCGTCTCCGGCCGGTACGCCGACGGGAGCCTGCTACGCCCGGTGCGGCACCGCGGCGAGCACTACGAGTTCGACGGCCCGCTCAACGCGATCCCCTTCGAGCAGGGCGCGGACGGCGAGCCGGTGATCGTCTCGCCCGGCGGGTCCGGCCGGGGGCTGGCGTTCGCAGGGGCGAACAGCGACGTGCAGCTCGCGCTCGCGCCGCTGACCGAGCAGAGCGTGCGCGACTACCGGGCCAAGATCCACGCCGCGGCGCGCGCCGCCGGACGGGCGCTCGAGCACGTCAAGGTCCTGTTCGCGATCCGCCCGGTGCTCGTCTCCAGCCCGGCCGAGGCGGACCGGCTCGTGGCGGCGTCGGCGAACCCCGACGACGCGACGCTGCTGCACATCGCCGAGCAGCAGTCGAGCGACCTGGAGACCGACCTGACCGCGCTCGACCTGGACAAGCCACTGCCCACCGGCCTCTTCGGCGACCACGTCTCGCACGGGTCCATCAAGCGCCTGGTGGGCGGCCACGACCTCGCCACCACACCCCTACGCGAGCTGCTCGGCGGGTTGGCCCGGCTCGGCCGGATCGCCGACCGCTCGGGCTGGGTGGGCACGGCGGGCGAGCTCGCCGACCTGATCGAGGAGCTGGGGGAGTGGGGCAACGACGGTGTGCTGCTGTGGGGCGACCTGCACCCCGTCACTGTGCACCGCACACTCGACGAGCTGGTCCCGATCCTGCGCCGGCGGGGAATCCTCCGCACGGAGTGGGCCGACGGCGGCCTGCGGGCGAACCTGCGGGCGTTCTGA
- a CDS encoding GNAT family N-acetyltransferase: MSVIVSDPTWVATTWDDPRAAALREAMTSDLAPRYADLWEQRARQLAAAGPGALSRVPTADEVLVTWIALDGIEPVATGSLRRLGGTAQHPEVIHEVKRMFVLPTHRRRGLAAGVLAAVERSAVDRGIEVLYLQTGIRQPEAVALYEREGWTRTAAYPPYPAETSICFEKRL; this comes from the coding sequence GTGTCGGTGATCGTGTCGGACCCGACCTGGGTCGCCACCACCTGGGACGACCCGCGCGCCGCCGCGCTACGCGAGGCCATGACCAGCGACCTCGCCCCGCGCTACGCCGATCTGTGGGAGCAGCGCGCCCGGCAGCTCGCGGCCGCGGGGCCGGGCGCGCTGAGCAGGGTGCCGACGGCGGACGAGGTGCTCGTGACCTGGATCGCCCTGGACGGCATCGAACCCGTGGCGACCGGGTCGCTGCGCCGCCTGGGCGGCACGGCCCAGCACCCCGAGGTGATCCACGAGGTCAAGCGGATGTTTGTCCTTCCAACGCATCGCCGCCGGGGCCTGGCGGCGGGGGTGCTGGCCGCCGTCGAACGCTCCGCCGTGGACCGGGGGATCGAGGTGCTGTACCTGCAGACCGGCATCCGCCAGCCGGAGGCGGTGGCGCTGTACGAGCGCGAGGGCTGGACCCGGACCGCCGCCTACCCGCCCTACCCGGCGGAGACGAGCATCTGCTTCGAGAAGCGCCTCTGA
- a CDS encoding RDD family protein, which yields MTRRSDNFGSRARGSVSDVNPDSWRRIAAWLVDWLCFLVWLALIAAIGIPLYLSGVTDQWSATTTNVIAALVTAVPLTIFLAVLESGPRQATIGKRVLGLKVVGAGDGGRLSFAAALLRNVLKIAVPWTIGHAAAIALVGSSTIGPGLMILTAAAYVLPIAYVVTLFAGAGRTPYDRAGGARVVRA from the coding sequence GTGACCCGCAGGTCCGACAACTTCGGGAGCCGGGCGCGCGGTAGCGTCAGCGACGTGAACCCCGACTCCTGGCGGCGCATCGCGGCGTGGCTCGTCGACTGGCTGTGCTTTCTGGTGTGGCTGGCGCTGATCGCGGCGATCGGGATCCCGCTGTACCTCTCCGGCGTGACGGACCAGTGGTCGGCCACGACCACGAACGTCATTGCCGCGCTGGTCACGGCGGTGCCGCTGACGATCTTCCTCGCGGTCCTCGAGTCCGGCCCCCGGCAGGCGACGATCGGCAAGCGTGTGCTGGGGCTCAAGGTGGTCGGCGCCGGCGACGGCGGGCGGCTCTCGTTCGCCGCGGCCCTGCTCCGGAACGTGCTCAAGATCGCGGTGCCGTGGACCATCGGGCACGCGGCGGCGATCGCCCTCGTCGGTTCGTCGACCATCGGACCGGGCCTGATGATCCTCACCGCGGCTGCCTACGTCCTGCCGATCGCCTACGTCGTCACCCTGTTCGCTGGCGCGGGCCGCACCCCGTACGACCGAGCCGGGGGTGCTCGCGTCGTCCGGGCCTGA
- a CDS encoding NtaA/DmoA family FMN-dependent monooxygenase (This protein belongs to a clade of FMN-dependent monooxygenases, within a broader family of flavin-dependent oxidoreductases, the luciferase-like monooxygenase (LMM) family, some of whose members use coenzyme F420 rather than FMN.), with product MTEFPITRPHAQVHFGVFFQGVNHTTVWSDPESGSQTDFATFERVIRTAERGLFDAFFLGEGLRLRESRGALHDLDVVGRPDAITQLAALAAITTHIGLVATQNTTYSDPAELARRLQSLDVLSGGRAAWNVVTTDNAWTGANFRRGGYLDHALRYERAQGQLNIARQIWDAFPDGTGAPAGSGSSDGTVAHVSEHSALFEVELDPTTPRSPQGHPIIFQAGDSPQGRDFAAANADVIFSRHGSVLADALEFAADVRRRAVAAGRPEDDVKIFPGTGIIVGDTPADAEERARWVRWNQVTPATALSIVGNIWGEDLSGYDPDGPLPAHDPVVEELGGERGSSTTGARTREIAAQWRALAEAEHLSIRELVIRNNSERGFQGTPTSVAEDLIRWVRTGAVDGFNISPWIVPSGLDDIVDRVVPELQERGAYPTSYTGTTLRHHLGLRAPLTRRTAVGAA from the coding sequence ATGACCGAATTCCCGATCACCCGCCCGCACGCCCAGGTGCACTTCGGCGTGTTCTTCCAGGGGGTCAACCACACCACCGTCTGGTCGGACCCCGAGTCGGGCTCGCAGACCGACTTCGCCACCTTCGAGCGTGTGATCCGCACCGCCGAACGCGGCCTGTTCGACGCGTTCTTCCTCGGCGAGGGCTTGCGGCTGCGCGAGTCGCGGGGCGCGCTGCACGACCTCGACGTCGTCGGGCGGCCGGACGCCATCACGCAGCTCGCGGCCCTGGCCGCGATCACCACGCACATCGGGCTGGTGGCCACGCAGAACACCACGTACAGCGACCCGGCCGAGCTGGCCCGCCGGTTGCAGAGCCTGGACGTGCTGTCCGGCGGGCGCGCCGCGTGGAACGTCGTGACCACCGACAACGCGTGGACCGGGGCAAACTTCCGCCGCGGCGGCTACCTCGACCACGCGCTGCGCTACGAGCGGGCGCAGGGGCAGCTCAACATCGCGCGGCAGATCTGGGACGCGTTCCCCGACGGCACGGGCGCCCCGGCCGGCTCCGGCTCCTCCGACGGCACGGTCGCGCACGTGTCGGAGCACAGCGCCCTGTTCGAGGTCGAGCTCGACCCCACGACGCCGCGCAGTCCGCAGGGCCACCCGATCATCTTCCAGGCGGGCGACTCGCCCCAGGGCCGGGACTTCGCGGCCGCCAACGCGGACGTCATCTTCTCCCGGCACGGCTCGGTGCTGGCCGACGCCCTGGAGTTCGCCGCGGACGTGCGCCGCCGGGCCGTAGCGGCCGGGCGCCCGGAGGACGACGTCAAGATCTTCCCGGGCACCGGCATCATCGTCGGCGACACACCCGCCGACGCCGAGGAGCGGGCCCGCTGGGTGCGCTGGAACCAGGTGACCCCCGCGACGGCGCTGTCGATCGTCGGCAACATCTGGGGCGAGGACCTCTCGGGCTACGACCCGGACGGCCCCCTCCCGGCGCACGACCCGGTGGTGGAGGAGCTGGGCGGCGAGCGCGGCTCGTCGACGACGGGTGCCCGTACCCGCGAGATCGCCGCGCAGTGGCGGGCGCTGGCCGAGGCGGAGCACCTGTCGATCCGCGAGCTGGTGATCCGGAACAACAGCGAGCGCGGGTTCCAGGGCACACCCACGTCGGTGGCCGAGGACCTGATCCGGTGGGTGCGCACCGGCGCCGTCGACGGCTTCAACATCAGCCCGTGGATCGTGCCGTCGGGTCTGGACGACATCGTCGACCGGGTGGTCCCCGAGCTGCAGGAGCGCGGCGCCTACCCGACGTCGTACACGGGCACGACCCTGCGCCACCACCTGGGCCTCCGCGCCCCGCTCACCCGCCGCACCGCCGTAGGCGCGGCGTAG